In a single window of the Coffea eugenioides isolate CCC68of chromosome 3, Ceug_1.0, whole genome shotgun sequence genome:
- the LOC113766596 gene encoding putative UPF0481 protein At3g02645: MSSSFFGSITSEQRWTDQLNEHFIIYIDNHASIFRVPKKVCDTKPEAYAPQQIGLGAYHHLRPDLDEMEIRKLEAVKKYLKPEQCQNFKSLIVDKVKVLEPSVRTCYSKYLDIDGGTLAWIMSIDGVYLLHRLGTYTDKASVDSADRKLAQDIVMLENQMPVIVLKEILKALQPPVEDEEEGSDDDDDAENEDEEGEEDEEEEEDDGEDEDEGEEEEIKKVEELFSQFLSFCKAHTPLGLTDKAGILGDTSNPHLLSYLYNLIVKNWYIEEEYVESASDRELDEVAEKVTQVARVAAELTGQKPLLLLASLPLQKFAALFKKDPRRGNSSIEEIRIPSVSELDGVSKVKFEVWSDSGIGMKYDEEGRILYLPGITLDTDSEAILRNLVAYEVATASPKSTLILAGYVDFMCGIIDTAKDVDLLKEKGIIISNLPSEEIAKIFNGISKSSSQNPLPELEEATQKLNAIYDNTFRVKAWRFIRDHFVPSEAAVKIFLAILLVVLLTVQAFCQVYGCSARWFGKISSISSF; this comes from the coding sequence ATGTCTAGCTCATTTTTCGGTTCAATCACAAGTGAGCAAAGATGGACTGATCAGTTGAATGAGCATTTCATCATATACATTGACAATCATGCTTCCATCTTTCGTGTACCCAAAAAAGTATGCGACACAAAGCCAGAAGCTTATGCCCCTCAGCAGATAGGCCTAGGAGCATATCATCACTTGAGGCCTGATCTTGATGAAATGGAGATCAGAAAGCTTGAGGCTGTGAAGAAATATTTGAAGCCAGAACAGTGCCAGAATTTCAAAAGCCTAATTGTCGACAAGGTCAAAGTGCTTGAGCCCTCGGTGCGCACCTGCTACAGCAAGTACTTGGACATTGATGGCGGTACTTTGGCATGGATCATGTCTATTGACGGTGTATATTTGCTTCATCGGCTGGGCACCTACACAGATAAAGCAAGTGTTGATTCGGCAGACAGGAAGTTAGCTCAGGACATTGTCATGTTGGAGAATCAAATGCCCGTGATTGTACTGAAAGAAATACTAAAGGCTTTACAACCTCCTGTGGAAGATGAGGAGGAAGGTagcgatgatgatgatgatgctgaGAACGAGGATGAGGAAGGTGAAGAAGatgaggaggaagaagaagatgacGGAGAGGATGAGGACGAAGGTGAGGAGGAGGAAATAAAAAAGGTCGAAGAGTTATTTTCCCAGTTCTTGTCATTTTGTAAAGCACACACTCCCCTTGGCCTAACTGATAAGGCAGGAATTCTTGGTGATACCTCTAATCCTCATCTTCTGAGTTATTTGTATAATTTGATTGTGAAAAATTGGTATATTGAAGAAGAGTATGTTGAATCTGCGAGTGACAGAGAATTGGATGAGGTTGCTGAGAAAGTTACACAGGTTGCGAGGGTTGCAGCTGAATTGACGGGCCAGAAACCTCTATTGTTGCTAGCAAGTTTACCACTGCAGAAATTTGCGGCACTTTTCAAAAAAGATCCAAGAAGAGGAAACTCTTCAATTGAGGAGATCCGAATACCGTCTGTTTCGGAACTTGATGGTGTTTCTAAAGTAAAGTTTGAAGTCTGGTCTGATTCAGGTATTGGAATGAAGTATGATGAAGAGGGCCGCATACTCTACCTCCCAGGAATCACATTGGACACTGATTCAGAAGCAATATTACGAAACCTGGTTGCCTATGAAGTTGCCACAGCTTCTCCAAAATCAACCCTTATACTTGCAGGATATGTGGATTTCATGTGCGGCATTATTGACACTGCTAAAGATGTAGATTTGCTCAAGGAAAAGGGAATCATAATAAGCAATCTCCCGAGTGAAGAAATCGCAAAAATCTTCAATGGGATAAGCAAATCTAGTAGTCAGAATCCTCTTCCCGAATTGGAAGAGGCCACTCAGAAGTTGAACGCGATATATGACAACACTTTCAGAGTCAAAGCTTGGAGATTCATAAGAGACCATTTTGTTCCATCTGAGGCCGCTGTCAAAATCTTTCTTGCCATATTGCTTGTTGTGCTCCTCACAGTACAAGCATTTTGCCAGGTTTATGGCTGCAGTGCTCGTTGGTTTGGCAAGATCAGTTCCATTTCGTCATTTTGA